A window from Drosophila miranda strain MSH22 chromosome Y unlocalized genomic scaffold, D.miranda_PacBio2.1 Contig_Y2_pilon, whole genome shotgun sequence encodes these proteins:
- the LOC108158097 gene encoding protein wech has translation MMELLSNNSVPQQMASSNTASANGVASSTVNGSGSESSNASNSSERLLAGILESFPAWDLNVGLLPNVGQSSPPRTDFFINNFLGGLDTHGDFSIGPIGSGPRSNPKMSPESSNNSSISCGWCEVSASIRCLECNEFMCNDCLREHRNSPLSSNHSIVSLPTPIGASPTGGSSTHAHTPPSSNFICDIHNEMLRYVCDYCRKLVCQCCTLHEHKEHSYASIQSFMVGSKEKLEGAIESSQVGTRCIKSSIDKALAFIRLIERSCSELSDNIRKAFRQFIIAIEDRERFLLDFVEKLRLRRLAILHDQMAGLKSALAGLSETSDMLSKVADNALSMDQIEIAMKLTNGQRQMEQFAGIYKDLQPKQEVFAFAPPDYSLLQDIRNQGGVILVDDKNLPIVTSTSGIVPSVSNVNAVTAASVGIGGVGAGVSVGVNPIGVGGGVGVGGGVGVGVGGGVGVGPGNGMDLAFGIGSIANNPLSVASSNVRRPLLRDNSFRIPSPIMQPRGGSACGMSSAALDWELNGLRSSPGLHFSAPRTTQAIPGCMDLVKVRNSNSLSLSFATEGHEDGQVSRPWGLCVGKRGHVLVSDRRNNRVQVFNPDGSLKFKFGRKGVGNGEFDLPAGICVDVDNRIIVVDKDNHRVQIFTASGVFLLKFGSYGKEYGQFQYPWDVAVNSRRQIVVTDSRNHRIQQFDSEGRFIRQIVFDNHGQTKGIASPRGVGYTPTGNIIVSDFDNHCLYLIDPDINDILSVKGHEGSGFHEFNRPSGLCCDDEGRIIVADSKNQRILVFNQNLDFMWDIEVRPSINPLMPPTLDEKDRTCDVAMMPDGRIVFLIELSPDSKEGSNPYKRFVHVF, from the exons ATGATGGAACTCTTGTCAAACAATTCGGTTCCGCAACAAATGGCTAGCAGCAATACGGCCAGCGCCAACGGAGTTGCCTCCTCGACTGTCAATGGCAGCGGCAGTGAAAGCAGCAACGCCAGCAACTCCTCCGAGCGCCTCCTGGCAGGCATACTGGAGTCCTTCCCCGCCTGGGACCTCAATGTCGGACTGCTGCCCAATGTGGGACAGAG CTCCCCACCACGCACGGACTTCTTTATCAATAACTTTCTTGGCGGACTGGACACACATGGCGACTTCAGCATCGGACCCATTGGAAGCGGGCCGCGCAGCAACCCAAAAATGTCTCCAGAGTCTTCCAACAACTCGAGCATCAGCTGCGGCTGGTGCGAGGTGAGCGCCTCCATACGCTGCCTCGAGTGCAACGAGTTCATGTGCAACGACTGCCTGAGGGAGCACCGCAACAGTCCGCTCTCCTCGAACCATTCGATCGTGTCGCTGCCGACGCCCATCGGGGCCTCGCCCACAGGCGGCAGCTCGACCCACGCCCACACGCCGCCCAGCTCCAATTTCATCTGCGACATTCACAACGAGATGCTGCGCTACGTGTGCGACTACTGCCGCAAGCTGGTGTGCCAGTGCTGCACTCTGCACGAGCATAAGGAGCACAGCTACGCATCCATACAgagtttcatggtcggctccAAGGAGAAGCTGGAAGGCGCCATCGAGAGCAGCCAAGTGGGGACGCGCTGCATCAAGAGCAGCATTGACAAGGCCCTTGCATTCATCCGGCTCATCGAACGCAGCTGCAGCGAGCTAAGCGACAACATACGGAAGGCCTTCCGTCAGTTCATCATTGCCATCGAGGACCGCGAGCGCTTTCTGCTCGACTTTGTGGAGAAGCTGCGATTGCGCCGCCTGGCCATTCTCCACGACCAGATGGCGGGACTTAAGTCCGCTCTGGCCGGCCTTTCCGAGACCTCAGATATGCTCAGTAAAGTGGCGGACAACGCATTGAGCATGGACCAGATAGAGATCGCGATGAAGCTCACCAACGGACAGCGCCAGATGGAGCAGTTCGCCGGCATCTACAAGGACCTGCAGCCCAAGCAGGAGGTCTTTGCCTTTGCGCCACCCGACTACAGTCTTCTGCAGGATATCCGAAACCAGGGAGGCGTCATACTTGTCGACGATAAGAACCTGCCCATCGTCACAAGCACCAGCGGCATCGTACCCAGCGTCTCCAATGTGAATGCCGTCACTGCCGCCTCCGTGGGAATCGGAGGAGTTGGAGCTGGTGTTAGTGTAGGTGTCAATCCAATCGGTGTCGGTGGtggtgtcggtgtcggtggCGGTGTaggtgtcggtgtcggtggCGGTGTCGGTGTAGGTCCTGGCAATGGAATGGACTTGGCCTTTGGCATCGGCAGCATTGCCAACAATCCTCTGAGCGTAGCATCCTCGAACGTGCGTCGTCCATTGCTCCGGGACAATAGCTTCCGCATACCGTCGCCCATAATGCAGCCCCGTGGCGGCAGCGCCTGCGGCATGTCCAGCGCAGCCCTGGACTGGGAATTGAACGGACTGCGAAGCTCCCCAGGCCTTCACTTCAGCGCCCCTCGGACGACGCAGGCCATTCCTGGCTGTATGGATCTGGTGAAGGTGCGCAACTCCAattcgctgtcgctgtcgtttGCCACCGAAGGCCACGAGGATGGGCAGGTGAGCCGACCGTGGGGCCTGTGCGTAGGCAAGAGGGGCCATGTTCTGGTCTCGGATCGGCGCAACAACCGTGTGCAGGTCTTCAATCCAGACGGCTCGCTCAAGTTTAAGTTCGGTCGCAAGGGCGTGGGCAACGGGGAGTTCGATCTGCCAGCCGGCATCTGTGTTGACGTGGACAATCGCATCATTGTGGTGGACAAAGACAACCATCGCGTGCAGATCTTCACGGCCAGCGGCGTCTTCCTGCTCAAGTTCGGCAGCTATGGCAAGGAGTACGGCCAGTTCCAGTATCCGTGGGATGTGGCAGTAAACTCGCGTCGCCAGATTGTGGTCACCGATTCGCGCAACCATCGCATCCAGCAGTTCGATTCCGAGGGACGCTTCATACGCCAGATTGTGTTCGACAACCATGGCCAGACGAAGGGCATCGCCTCGCCCCGCGGTGTCGGCTATACACCCACGGGGAACATCATTGTCTCCGACTTTGACAACCATTGCCTCTATCTAATCGATCCTGACATTAACGAC ATTCTGTCCGTGAAGGGACATGAGGGCTCGGGCTTCCATGAGTTCAATAGGCCCTCGGGCCTATGCTGTGACGACGAGGGCCGCATTATAGTGGCCGATTCCAAGAATCAACGCATCCTGGTCTTTAATCAAAATCTTGACTTTATGTGGGAT ATCGAAGTGCGACCCTCCATCAATCCGCTAATGCCACCGACGCTGGACGAGAAGGATCGAACCTGCGATGTGGCCATGATGCCAGACGGTCGCATCGTATTCCTCATAGAACTGTCGCCAGACTCCAAAGAAGGGTCTAACCCTTACAAGCGGTTTGTGCACGTATTCTAA